One Sanguibacter sp. HDW7 DNA window includes the following coding sequences:
- a CDS encoding (deoxy)nucleoside triphosphate pyrophosphohydrolase has product MTSPRLVVGAVLVDSLNVPTTFVGARRTKPAELVGRWEFPGGKVEPGESPEAALVRELQEELSITVRLGSEIVGPVGGAWPISTSYEMRVWFAVVDEGSIKPTDSHDEHRWLTVDDALSVPWLDADVPIAREIARRLV; this is encoded by the coding sequence GTGACATCTCCTCGACTTGTAGTGGGCGCGGTCCTCGTTGACTCGCTCAACGTCCCGACGACGTTTGTCGGAGCCCGGCGCACGAAGCCTGCTGAGCTCGTTGGCCGGTGGGAGTTTCCTGGCGGGAAGGTTGAGCCCGGCGAGTCGCCTGAGGCGGCGCTCGTCCGTGAACTGCAGGAGGAACTCTCGATCACCGTTCGCCTCGGTTCCGAGATCGTGGGACCGGTAGGCGGGGCGTGGCCGATCTCCACGTCGTACGAGATGCGCGTGTGGTTTGCGGTCGTCGATGAGGGCTCCATTAAGCCGACAGACTCACACGACGAGCACCGATGGCTCACTGTTGACGACGCCCTCTCCGTTCCGTGGCTCGACGCGGACGTCCCGATCGCCAGGGAGATCGCACGCCGACTCGTGTAG
- a CDS encoding DUF3427 domain-containing protein, with translation MAENRVVGLYEEVHTGAVEREFARALGISPQFRPIPEGDVPAVLARHVASVVERRLTGLTAEQQTAIANEALAAYGSEDDVLVALEQLVAVNSTDSYRARLLTPPLTPLSQTALLTNAPGEPSLGHELRSELTSADSVDLLCAFVKFTGIRIIKEQLEQLRDHGIPLRVITTTYMGATDRRALDVLVRELGASVKVSYERDSTRLHAKAWLLKRASGYDTAIIGSSNLSKAALVDGLEWNIRASSVATPALIRKFEATFETYWNDPSFESYDPDVDAEKFDLAIQRASGNSSIVLSGLEVHPRPYQSIMLEALAAERALHDRHRNLLVAATGTGKTVVAALDYKSLCEGQTQRPTLLFVAHRREILQQSLRTFREVLGDPSFGELMVDGIRPSQKRHVFASIQSLAAALDLMPADAFDVVIVDEFHHAAAPSYRTLLEELEPKELLGLTATPERTDGFDVRSLFGDRAAYELRLWDALDQDLLCPFHYYGIADDVDLSRVEWKRGGYAVADLDRVYTGNDARSRLVLRALADRVADPTQMRAIGFCVSVAHAAYMTSVFTSHGIVARTVVGDTPREERAQALNDLRDGAVQIIFTVDVFNEGVDVPSLDTVLLLRPTESATLFQQQLGRGLRRSDGKALLTVLDFIGQQHREFRFVDKFRAMASGTAADIERQVDEGFGYLPSGSQIALDHVSRQIILDNIKSAVRGALSTLAREIKSAGDVDLADYLAEYDRSVTDIYSGGRSWTSLRRRAEIETSTVTEDEPSLLSKMWRFAHVDDPERAAAYRLCATPGGTDYDHMTGRQQLYAAMLVGQLWPGWRGVTTVAEGIERLRATPIVADELRQLIAYTSESARRLTAPLERGLEGVPLFTHATYTRDEILIATRWAELRTGGRTTTGSATGVLWVDEIKTDLFFVTLQKDQKEFSPQTMYRDFPISQDLFHWESQNRTAIESAVGQRYVNHASLGTRVVIFTRLTKNSDLGQAATYVCLGTVSHVDHRGSRPISITWKLDRAMPASILGAANVVGA, from the coding sequence GTGGCTGAGAACAGGGTGGTCGGCCTCTACGAAGAGGTCCACACAGGGGCAGTAGAGCGGGAGTTCGCGCGGGCGCTGGGCATCAGCCCGCAGTTCCGACCGATCCCCGAGGGCGACGTGCCCGCTGTTTTGGCGCGCCATGTTGCGAGCGTTGTCGAGCGACGACTCACCGGCCTGACGGCCGAACAGCAGACGGCCATCGCGAACGAGGCACTAGCGGCGTACGGCTCCGAAGACGACGTCCTGGTTGCACTCGAGCAGCTTGTCGCGGTCAACAGCACCGACTCGTATCGCGCGCGACTTCTCACTCCGCCGCTGACTCCGCTCTCCCAGACGGCACTTCTCACAAACGCGCCCGGCGAACCGAGCCTTGGGCACGAACTCCGTTCGGAGCTCACGAGCGCTGACTCGGTTGATCTTCTTTGCGCGTTCGTGAAGTTCACAGGCATCCGCATCATCAAGGAGCAGCTCGAGCAGCTTCGCGACCACGGGATCCCCCTGCGCGTCATTACGACGACGTACATGGGCGCCACCGATCGTCGAGCGCTCGACGTGCTTGTCCGCGAACTCGGCGCAAGCGTCAAGGTCTCCTACGAACGTGACTCCACCCGACTGCACGCGAAGGCGTGGCTCCTGAAGCGCGCATCCGGCTACGACACCGCCATCATCGGCTCGTCCAACCTTTCCAAGGCTGCCCTAGTCGATGGCCTTGAGTGGAACATTCGCGCGTCAAGCGTCGCGACGCCGGCTCTCATCCGGAAGTTCGAGGCCACGTTCGAGACGTACTGGAACGACCCTTCGTTCGAGTCGTACGACCCTGACGTCGACGCCGAGAAGTTTGATCTCGCCATCCAGCGAGCGAGCGGCAATAGTTCCATCGTTCTGTCGGGGCTCGAGGTGCACCCCCGGCCGTATCAGTCGATCATGCTTGAGGCCCTCGCCGCCGAGCGCGCGCTGCACGACCGGCATCGCAACCTCCTCGTGGCTGCCACGGGCACCGGCAAGACCGTCGTCGCGGCGCTCGACTACAAGTCCCTGTGCGAGGGGCAGACCCAACGCCCAACGCTGCTCTTCGTCGCGCACCGGAGGGAGATCCTCCAGCAATCGCTGCGAACCTTCCGTGAGGTGCTTGGAGATCCCTCATTCGGTGAGCTCATGGTGGACGGCATCCGCCCGTCGCAGAAGCGGCATGTCTTCGCGTCGATTCAGTCGCTCGCCGCCGCGCTCGACTTGATGCCCGCGGACGCCTTCGACGTCGTCATCGTCGACGAGTTCCACCATGCCGCGGCGCCCAGCTACCGAACACTCCTCGAGGAGCTCGAGCCGAAGGAGCTCCTCGGCCTCACCGCCACGCCCGAACGAACTGATGGCTTCGACGTCCGGAGCCTCTTTGGCGATCGAGCGGCCTACGAGCTCCGCCTGTGGGACGCGCTGGATCAGGACTTGCTGTGCCCCTTCCACTACTACGGCATCGCTGACGACGTCGACCTGTCGCGCGTCGAGTGGAAGCGCGGCGGATATGCGGTCGCTGACCTTGATCGCGTGTACACGGGGAACGACGCCCGTTCCCGGCTGGTGCTCCGAGCACTTGCCGATCGCGTGGCCGACCCGACTCAGATGCGGGCGATCGGCTTCTGCGTCTCGGTCGCGCACGCCGCGTACATGACCTCGGTCTTCACCTCGCATGGGATCGTCGCCCGTACGGTCGTAGGTGACACCCCGCGTGAGGAGCGCGCACAGGCGCTCAACGACCTTCGCGACGGCGCAGTGCAGATCATCTTCACGGTTGATGTGTTCAACGAAGGAGTCGATGTTCCTTCGCTCGACACAGTGCTGCTTCTTCGTCCCACCGAGTCGGCCACCCTGTTCCAGCAGCAGCTCGGGCGTGGACTCCGCCGATCCGATGGCAAGGCACTTCTGACAGTTCTGGACTTCATCGGCCAACAGCACCGCGAGTTCCGCTTCGTCGACAAGTTCCGGGCGATGGCCTCGGGCACCGCAGCCGACATCGAGCGTCAGGTGGACGAAGGCTTTGGCTACCTGCCGTCGGGTTCGCAGATCGCACTCGACCACGTCTCGCGACAGATCATCCTCGACAACATCAAGTCCGCAGTCCGGGGCGCACTGTCGACCCTCGCTCGCGAGATCAAGAGTGCCGGCGATGTCGACCTAGCCGACTACTTGGCGGAGTACGACCGCTCCGTCACCGACATCTACTCGGGCGGGCGATCCTGGACGTCCCTCCGCCGCCGCGCAGAGATTGAGACGTCCACGGTCACCGAAGACGAACCGAGCCTCCTCTCGAAGATGTGGCGGTTCGCTCATGTCGACGATCCGGAGCGTGCAGCCGCCTACCGGCTGTGCGCGACGCCCGGCGGAACCGACTACGACCACATGACCGGGCGGCAGCAGCTCTATGCGGCGATGCTCGTCGGGCAGCTCTGGCCCGGATGGCGCGGTGTCACCACCGTCGCGGAGGGTATCGAACGGCTACGCGCGACACCGATTGTTGCCGATGAGCTCCGGCAGTTGATCGCCTACACATCCGAGTCCGCACGGCGCCTTACGGCTCCCCTCGAACGTGGGCTTGAGGGCGTTCCGCTCTTCACGCACGCGACCTACACGCGCGACGAGATCCTCATCGCGACTCGATGGGCGGAGCTACGGACGGGCGGCCGGACAACTACGGGCAGCGCCACCGGAGTCCTCTGGGTGGACGAGATCAAGACTGACCTCTTCTTCGTGACACTCCAGAAGGACCAGAAGGAGTTCTCACCACAGACGATGTACCGCGACTTCCCGATCAGCCAAGACCTGTTCCACTGGGAGAGTCAGAACCGGACGGCGATCGAGTCCGCAGTGGGTCAGAGGTACGTCAACCACGCGAGCCTCGGCACCCGCGTCGTCATCTTCACGCGCCTCACCAAGAACTCGGACCTCGGACAGGCTGCGACGTATGTTTGCCTCGGCACCGTCAGTCATGTCGACCATCGCGGATCTCGCCCCATCTCCATTACCTGGAAGCTCGATAGGGCGATGCCCGCATCAATCCTCGGCGCGGCAAACGTAGTAGGCGCGTGA
- a CDS encoding nuclease-related domain-containing protein: MTDPTLPGRGAEEVASRASRRAQALRREQELRDQTDAAAQAQLERALKQQRTWSQGAEGERLVAHTLGALERYGWTLLHDVRQPDRQLANIDHVAIGPGGVVVIDAKNWTGTVTTEGGVLRQNGYARTKETDAVGLQAASVAALLRPEHRTAARGALTTVAHDVDPVPIGSITVVGRAQLGPWLLTLPPRLTPFDVAAVASVLDRELVQPRDARAPRAHGRKRRPTTVPTPGPRKRAAPSRGRALGMGLLKLGLAAIGVAWLVAYGPVIAGWVGDVVAAVVTSSTSTP; encoded by the coding sequence ATGACCGATCCGACTCTCCCCGGCAGGGGCGCGGAGGAGGTTGCGTCCCGCGCCTCTCGTCGTGCCCAGGCGCTTCGTCGTGAGCAGGAGCTGCGCGATCAGACGGATGCGGCCGCGCAGGCGCAGCTCGAGCGGGCGCTCAAGCAGCAGCGCACGTGGTCGCAGGGTGCGGAGGGCGAGCGGCTCGTCGCGCACACGCTCGGCGCGCTCGAGCGCTACGGCTGGACGCTCCTGCACGACGTGCGGCAGCCAGACCGGCAGCTCGCGAACATCGACCATGTGGCGATCGGCCCGGGTGGCGTCGTCGTCATCGACGCGAAGAACTGGACGGGCACCGTGACGACGGAGGGCGGCGTCCTCCGCCAGAACGGCTACGCGCGCACCAAGGAGACGGATGCGGTCGGCCTGCAGGCGGCGTCGGTCGCGGCGCTCCTGCGGCCCGAGCACCGCACCGCCGCGCGCGGCGCGCTCACGACGGTCGCGCACGACGTCGATCCCGTGCCGATCGGGTCGATCACCGTCGTCGGGCGGGCTCAGCTGGGGCCGTGGCTGCTCACGCTGCCGCCGCGGCTCACGCCGTTCGACGTCGCGGCCGTCGCGTCCGTCCTCGATCGCGAGCTCGTGCAGCCGCGCGACGCGCGTGCGCCGCGGGCGCACGGCCGCAAGCGTCGGCCGACGACGGTACCCACCCCAGGCCCGAGGAAGCGGGCGGCGCCGAGCCGCGGCCGCGCGCTCGGCATGGGCCTGCTCAAGCTGGGACTGGCGGCAATAGGCGTCGCGTGGCTCGTCGCGTACGGGCCCGTGATCGCGGGGTGGGTCGGCGACGTCGTCGCGGCCGTCGTCACGTCCTCAACCTCGACCCCGTGA
- a CDS encoding LuxR C-terminal-related transcriptional regulator yields the protein MAQKLHSRVVDDVLTRVRTGGVVRLVGLPGSGKSFTLDKVVERLDEAGEGSLVFRANPGLADRPLAVLATAGIEVGGPVLSARVVADAVEQTTERLSRRAVLVVDDAERLDQASLGVLRTARARAGAPALLSTGPLTRHADRIFSTEAAQRVAVPTLRHDEVLAVMTSVLGGEVAQDAVARVAAKSGGLPGLVVAIVAEGVRRGVLARRGGAWSVVGDLWSPVLGDAVAVFTSLLDDEGFAALETLAVVGPQEVSVAAGLVTTEMLGHLEELGLVYVIAGPKAPVVAVFPMILGTYLESEAPAVRKAAILARLRASGDELPGRAGLSDPVAPGNLWTVDRRRAGAVLPQVIRREQDRRVVVTRRAWEADRTGTQALALLAALFDTEVDLGEMEDVVDGTDTRSGLELARLEVWRATAIAHIAGDVARAVESLERVREANPIFRGLLGAHIAYLQLMSGTMPDDSLFDVEPCDDPLNLEAANVVRGTVLVAQGRTSDAIALLTSFTPTSHHHRLVRDSSLCIALYLEGDTQGALELASRRLDDALDALDVAAIETFAYVVSLVLRMGARDDELQAHNATVLTLGAAANGHSQFLVGLLGIGAVDAADHGLQAYARSLAVRAREVSPGMGPFPGMSGELGLTFVESASTRPTPDLEASLVALFKDAVARGFTFLAVSLAAWIAELGGGSPVGPVLRGLLPQLQGEAGRLVAAYAIAIEEKDVETLQILEGPLATVGQMQYAVRAPLTAARLLRELGDAARGANLVQATWDGIHDDRVARGRLFAHYRQLVDLSVREREVAELVARSMSNSAIAEALVVSVRTVDSHVLSACRKIGVDNRDDLALAVRTWLAHH from the coding sequence ATGGCGCAGAAGCTTCACTCCCGGGTCGTGGACGACGTACTGACGCGCGTGCGCACCGGAGGTGTCGTGCGACTCGTCGGGCTGCCGGGTTCGGGCAAGAGCTTCACGCTCGACAAGGTCGTCGAACGTCTCGACGAGGCCGGGGAGGGTTCCCTAGTCTTCCGGGCGAACCCGGGCCTCGCAGACCGGCCGCTCGCGGTGCTCGCCACGGCGGGGATCGAGGTCGGTGGCCCCGTGCTGTCCGCGCGGGTCGTCGCCGACGCCGTCGAGCAGACGACGGAGCGGCTCTCTCGCCGCGCCGTGCTCGTGGTCGACGACGCGGAGCGGCTCGACCAGGCCAGCCTTGGCGTGCTGCGAACTGCCCGCGCGAGGGCCGGTGCGCCGGCCCTGCTGAGCACCGGGCCGCTCACCCGTCACGCCGACCGCATATTCTCGACCGAGGCCGCCCAGCGCGTGGCAGTCCCGACCTTGCGGCACGACGAGGTCCTCGCCGTCATGACCTCCGTCCTCGGCGGGGAGGTAGCGCAGGATGCTGTGGCTCGTGTCGCGGCGAAGTCGGGCGGCCTGCCCGGTCTGGTTGTCGCGATCGTCGCCGAGGGCGTGCGCCGCGGCGTACTCGCGCGCCGAGGCGGCGCATGGAGCGTCGTCGGCGACCTGTGGAGCCCGGTCCTCGGCGACGCCGTCGCCGTGTTCACGTCGTTGCTCGATGACGAGGGCTTCGCCGCACTCGAGACGCTTGCCGTCGTGGGCCCTCAGGAGGTGTCCGTCGCTGCGGGACTCGTGACGACCGAGATGCTCGGTCACCTCGAAGAGCTGGGGCTCGTCTACGTCATCGCGGGCCCGAAGGCCCCGGTCGTCGCCGTCTTCCCGATGATCCTCGGCACCTACCTCGAGAGCGAGGCGCCGGCGGTGAGGAAGGCAGCGATCCTCGCGCGACTGCGGGCGTCGGGCGACGAGTTGCCTGGCCGGGCAGGACTGAGCGACCCGGTCGCCCCGGGGAACCTCTGGACGGTCGACCGTCGTCGGGCCGGGGCGGTGCTTCCCCAGGTCATCCGCCGCGAGCAGGACCGCCGCGTCGTCGTGACTCGCAGGGCGTGGGAGGCCGATCGTACGGGTACCCAAGCCCTTGCACTGCTCGCTGCGCTCTTCGACACGGAGGTCGATCTCGGCGAGATGGAGGATGTCGTCGACGGGACGGACACCCGGTCCGGGCTCGAGCTGGCGAGGCTCGAGGTGTGGCGGGCGACCGCGATCGCACACATCGCCGGTGACGTAGCCCGTGCTGTCGAAAGCCTTGAACGCGTCCGCGAGGCAAACCCGATCTTCCGCGGGCTGCTCGGCGCGCACATCGCCTACCTGCAGCTCATGTCCGGCACGATGCCCGACGACTCGCTGTTCGACGTCGAGCCCTGCGACGATCCGCTGAACCTCGAAGCGGCAAACGTCGTCCGAGGCACCGTGCTCGTCGCGCAGGGCCGGACGTCCGACGCGATCGCGCTTCTCACGTCATTCACGCCGACGAGCCACCACCACCGGCTCGTGCGGGACTCCTCGCTCTGCATCGCGCTCTACCTCGAGGGCGACACCCAGGGCGCGCTCGAGCTAGCGTCACGGCGGCTGGACGACGCGCTCGACGCGCTCGACGTCGCGGCGATCGAGACGTTCGCCTACGTCGTCTCGCTCGTCCTGCGCATGGGAGCGCGCGACGACGAGCTCCAGGCGCACAATGCGACCGTCCTCACCCTCGGCGCTGCCGCGAACGGGCACAGCCAGTTCCTCGTCGGCCTGCTCGGCATCGGCGCGGTCGACGCCGCCGACCACGGCCTGCAGGCGTATGCCCGCTCGCTCGCCGTCCGAGCCCGGGAGGTCAGCCCAGGGATGGGTCCGTTCCCCGGAATGTCCGGAGAGCTTGGACTGACGTTCGTCGAAAGTGCCTCGACGCGCCCCACGCCGGATCTTGAGGCCAGCCTCGTGGCGCTCTTCAAGGACGCGGTCGCTCGCGGGTTCACGTTCCTTGCCGTCTCCCTGGCCGCGTGGATCGCGGAGCTCGGTGGCGGGAGCCCCGTCGGCCCGGTCCTCCGAGGGCTGCTGCCACAGCTGCAGGGAGAGGCGGGACGACTCGTCGCCGCCTATGCGATCGCGATCGAGGAGAAGGACGTCGAGACGCTCCAGATCCTCGAAGGTCCGCTCGCCACGGTAGGGCAGATGCAGTACGCGGTACGCGCTCCGCTGACGGCCGCTCGACTGCTGCGCGAGCTTGGCGACGCCGCACGCGGTGCGAACCTCGTCCAGGCTACGTGGGATGGCATCCACGACGATCGGGTCGCACGCGGACGGCTCTTCGCGCACTACCGGCAGCTCGTCGACCTCTCCGTGCGCGAACGTGAGGTCGCCGAGCTCGTCGCACGGTCGATGAGCAACTCTGCGATCGCCGAGGCGCTCGTCGTCTCCGTGCGCACCGTCGACTCCCACGTGCTCAGTGCGTGTCGCAAGATCGGTGTCGACAACCGCGACGACCTGGCGCTCGCCGTACGGACCTGGCTCGCCCACCACTGA